From the genome of Aspergillus fumigatus Af293 chromosome 1, whole genome shotgun sequence, one region includes:
- a CDS encoding DUF3425 domain-containing protein: MANRKVDGVSTSQDRIVLQSFTQRLRVWPDDDWSGISDPKTRRKLQNRVNQRARRLRVKKPPKESTERMEKHDNYGSTSQQSQLLATSVPAFHVNVRVPATSPDPGMEFRMTLGEIEKIHILTPDSELTKTLMQKLEDTAYQSYLLGSPRLDLLLHLIQLNFTRALFANIKIFGLTPENLHDEALSPFNTTGPWQRDLEQSLPHSLQPTMIQRQIPHHPWLDLLPIPQMRDNLILAGESFDETQLCLDMKGHGSAQTGRTGLIVWKDPWDPAGWEVTDSFARSWGWVIRNCHDLFQSTNHWREKRNERPLFCIT; encoded by the exons ATGGCCAATCGGAAAGTGGATGGGGTCAGCACATCTCAAGACCGGATTGTGTTACAATCATTCACGCAGCGCCTCAGGGTCTGGCCAGATGACGATTGGTCGGGAATCAGTGACCCTAAAACACGGCGAAAGTTGCAGAACCGCGTAAACCAGAGAGCTCGAC GCCTCAGAGTCAAGAAACCGCCGAAAGAATCAacggagaggatggagaaacACGACAACTACGGTTCTACTTCTCAACAAAGCCAATTGTTAGCCACGTCGGTACCTGCTTTTCACGTCAATGTACGCGTACCGGCAACATCTCCCGACCCTGGAATGGAATTCCGGATGACTTTGGGGGAAATTGAGAAGATACATATTCTCACCCCGGACTCAGAACTGACAAAGACATTGATGCAAAAGTTGGAAGACACTGCATATCAATCATATCTGCTCGGTTCTCCGCGTTTGGATCTTTTACTCCACTTGATCCAGCTCAATTTCACCAGAGCGCTTTTCGCAAACATTAAGATTTTTGGGCTGACTCCAGAAAATTTACATGATGAAGCTCTATCGCCGTTCAATACTACAGGCCCGTGGCAGCGAGACCTTGAGCAATCACTCCCTCATAGTCTGCAGCCCACGATGATCCAGCGACAGATACCCCATCATCCTTGGCTAGACCTACTGCCGATCCCTCAAATGAGGGATAATTTGATCCTGGCTGGGGAATCATTTGATGAAACACAACTTTGTCTCGATATGAAGGGGCACGGTAGCGCACAGACTGGCAGAACGGGGCTTATTGTATGGAAAGATCCTTGGGATCCTGCTGGGTGGGAAGTGACTGACTCATTTGCGCGTTCCTGGGGCTGGGTCATTCGGAACTGTCACGATTTGTTCCAATCTACCAATCACTGGAGGGAAAAGCGCAACGAAAGACCGCTATTTTGTATAACATGA
- a CDS encoding putative aldo-keto reductase (AKR13), whose product MPIHLPRTLGNLPRMAKTLPFGDQQVPVPGFGAMGLNSAMGTDLNLEQSEPVLLKAIELGCTFWDTAVAYKDGENEKLLGDFIKKHNVRDRLFVASKCGFDVFGPERKVTNSAAHIKEYIEGTINRLGFTPDLYYLHRIDPNTPLEESIGALDELRRAGKTKYIGLSECSAATLRRAHAIAKIDAVQAEYSAFETLHETTGLIQTAKELGVAFVAFSPLGHGWLVDDFQYKSPDDFAPNDFRRTVPKFQGENFHKNKAIVDEIKKLAIRKGCSVAQIALAWVSAQGLIAIPGTTKPSRLEENWASRDIELTEEELTEMQRIVDAAKPVGERFAPIFQSMVGH is encoded by the exons ATGCCCATCCACCTCCCCAGG ACCTTAGGAAATCTACCAAGAATGGCTAAGACACTCCCGTTTGGCGACCAgcaggtccctgttcccgGCTTTGGGGCCATGGGCCTCAATTCTGCGATGGGGACAGATCTCAACCTTGAGCAGTCTGAGCCTGTTCTCCTGAAAGCTATCGAACTTGGCTGTACGTTCTGGGATACCGCG GTTGCCTACAAGGATGGCGAAAACGAGAAGCTGCTTGGAGACTTTATAAAGAAGCACAACGTCCGCGATAGGCTTTTCG TGGCCTCCAAGTGTGGGTTTGACGTCTTTGGACCCGAACGGAAAGTGACGAACTCGGCCGCCCACATTAAGGAATACATTGAGGGAACGATTAACCGGCTTGGTTTCACCCCTGATCTCTACTATCTACACAGAATCGACCCCA ATACCCCCTTGGAGGAATCCATCGGCGCCCTTGATGAACTTCGCCGGGCGGGAAAAACAAAATACATTGGGTTATCCGAATGCTCTGCTGCGACCTTGCGCAGGGCACACGCAA TCGCCAAAATCGATGCCGTTCAAGCCGAGTACTCTGCTTTTGAGACGCTGCACGAGACGACTGGCCTGATCCAGACTGCAAAGGAACTGGGCGTCGCCTTTGTGGCATTTAGCCCGCTGGGTCATGGCTGGCTTGTGGATGACTTCCAGTACAAGTCTCCCGATGATTTTGCCCCTAATGATTTCCGACGCACTG TTCCCAAGTTCCAGGGCGAAAACTTCCATAAGAACAAGGCTATCGTtgacgagatcaagaagctAGCAATCCGAAAGGGTTGCTCAGTTGCGCAGATCGCCCTAGCTTGGGTTTCGGCGCAAGGATTGATTGCAATCCCAGGAACGACCAAACCATCACGCTTAGAAGAGAACTGGGCATCTCGTGACATCGAATTGACGGAAGAAGAGCTTACGGAGATGCAACGGATTGTGGACGCTGCGAAGCCGGTTGGAGAGAGATTCGCTCCTATCTTCCAATCGATGGTCGGTCATTAG
- a CDS encoding putative serine/threonine protein kinase, with translation MTSSLRIGQFLRGQNGIYAVGKQLQETVWLASKRESNEPVIVKSVHHFRLQNERDVLNRFRSRTPYIRPLIDEIVEPSDPPAIVLRYLDDHLLNASISQRLTKLEIRYVARRILEALKVLHEDNFVHTGKCNYHLGYIHYLIFPEDIKPDNILVNYGQGDVRFTDVQVADCGSTVSSDSAYAKDGDLIGAPIWRSPEAQLQIGWGTPTDIWSFGALLITLLYGGNFFIFKPDVPADHDDYELKILQRQCEFFGPFPLTYREICPQEKLNALAYIMQSIPPERRKLFSRISEQEISKEDKEFVLKVMKLDPRDRPSAAELLQDKWFAA, from the exons ATGACGTCTTCCCTCCGAATAGGCCAATTTCTTCGGGGTCAGAATGGAATATACGCCGTTGGCAAGCAACTACAAGAGACGGTTTGGCTTGCAAG CAAACGCGAAAGCAATGAACCCGTAATTGTGAAAAGCGTCCATCATTTTCGCCTCCAGAATGAGCGTGACGTGTTGAACCGCTTTCGATCTCGTACTCCCTACATACGCCCTTTAATCGATGAAATAGTCGAGCCATCTGATCCACCAGCCATAGTCTTGAGATATTTAGACGATCATCTTCTGAACGCGTCTATCTCTCAACGACTTACAAAGCTGGAGATCAGATATGTTGCAAGAAGGATTTTAGAAGCCCTGAAAGTTCTCCATGAGGATAATTTTGTACACACAGGTAAGTGCAATTATCACCTGGGCTATATTCACTATCTTATCTTTCCTGAAGACATCAAGCCCGACAACATTCTTGTAAACTATGGCCAAGGGGATGTGCGATTTACAGATGTTCAAGTAGCAGACTGTGGGAGTACGGTTTCTTCGGATTCTGCATATGCCAAGGATGGTGACTTGATTGGAGCACCTATCTGGAGGAGCCCTGAAGCGCAGCTCCAAATCGGCTGGGGTACACCAACAGACATATGGTCCTTTGGAGCATTA CTTATAACCTTGCTATATGGAGGCAATTTCTTCATATTCAAACCAGACGTTCCCGCAGATCACGATGATTACGAACTAAAGATTCTTCAGAGGCAGTGTGAGTTCTTTGGGCCATTCCCTTTGACATATCGCGAAATTTGCCCTCAGGAGAAGTTGAATGCCCTCGCATATATCATGCAAAGTATTCCTCCCGAAAGGAGAAAGCTTTTCTCCCGGATTTCAGAACAGGAAATAtccaaggaggacaaggagttCGTTTTGAAAGTAATGAAGCTTGATCCAAGAGACAGACCTTCCGCAGCAGAGCTTTTGCAGGACAAGTGGTTCGCGGCATAA